The Variovorax paradoxus B4 genome includes a region encoding these proteins:
- a CDS encoding EscU/YscU/HrcU family type III secretion system export apparatus switch protein → MAEKDQDPTPKRLRDARKRGEVVFSTDVASTVVFAVVVVCMWLGGGALYSLLRELWLHATSTSLLTQPEDRFAELLLHTGEALAWGTLPIMAAAAAAGIAGSLAQVGGVAAWERLKPDVSRMNPAQGMQRIFSTRNLINLLKMSVKTLLLAGLMFVVVRGFVDTSLKLGSANPAAIMTAAAHMVLVTFGWAVVIFALMAAVDYAHEHFEFMKQQRMSIEDIRQEYKEVEGDPVNQSRRRSAHFEAVYASLGDRVRMASAVIHSARTAVALQYLGETDLPRVIARGEGEVAAQIRRFAGEGLVPMEFEPSLAERIYSEVPVDQPIPRSLYAPVATLLRWAQGHG, encoded by the coding sequence ATGGCGGAGAAAGACCAGGACCCCACGCCCAAGCGGCTGCGCGACGCGCGCAAGCGCGGCGAGGTGGTGTTCAGCACCGACGTGGCCTCCACCGTGGTGTTCGCGGTGGTCGTGGTCTGCATGTGGCTGGGCGGCGGGGCCCTCTACAGCCTCCTGCGTGAACTCTGGCTGCACGCCACCAGCACCAGCCTGCTGACGCAGCCCGAGGACCGCTTCGCCGAACTGCTGCTTCACACGGGAGAGGCGCTGGCATGGGGCACGCTGCCGATCATGGCCGCCGCGGCCGCGGCCGGCATCGCCGGTTCGCTGGCCCAGGTGGGCGGCGTGGCGGCGTGGGAACGGCTCAAGCCCGACGTGAGCCGCATGAACCCGGCCCAGGGCATGCAGCGCATCTTCTCCACCCGCAACCTCATCAACCTGCTAAAGATGAGCGTGAAGACGCTGCTGCTCGCGGGCTTGATGTTCGTGGTGGTGCGCGGCTTCGTCGATACCTCGCTCAAGCTGGGGTCTGCCAACCCGGCCGCCATCATGACCGCCGCGGCCCACATGGTGCTCGTGACGTTCGGGTGGGCGGTCGTGATCTTCGCGCTGATGGCCGCAGTGGACTACGCGCACGAGCACTTCGAGTTCATGAAGCAGCAGCGCATGTCCATCGAGGACATACGCCAGGAATACAAGGAAGTGGAGGGCGATCCGGTCAACCAGTCGCGCCGCCGCTCCGCGCACTTCGAGGCGGTGTACGCGAGCCTGGGCGACCGCGTGCGCATGGCGTCGGCCGTGATCCATTCGGCCCGCACGGCCGTCGCCCTGCAATACCTCGGCGAGACCGACCTGCCGCGCGTGATCGCGCGCGGCGAGGGCGAGGTTGCAGCGCAGATCCGGCGCTTTGCCGGCGAGGGACTGGTGCCGATGGAGTTCGAGCCTTCGCTGGCCGAGCGCATCTACTCGGAAGTGCCGGTGGACCAGCCGATTCCGCGTTCGCTGTACGCGCCGGTGGCAACGCTCCTGCGCTGGGCGCAGGGCCATGGATGA
- a CDS encoding helix-turn-helix domain-containing protein produces MGFTLAVADTELQVRSGTRVTVVPPGALLRIAPHVWHSVQARAQPWREDALFCSFAVARCISPAKDALSLARVEGDEGVSVFVDAAAALEFLECHRLLFLPTSTGDAGDIAAGRALLRRRLAQWLPAPSPAEDETHDTAPAPDSGDERLNRLYALIASGFHQRMTLDSLADAVGWHPVHVQRRFRGAWGFTPHEMLVGHRIEYARDLIAGGAHVTYAAHAAGFSDQSHLHKTFMATYAVLPGDYRRLAALDALQPLSARNGIAG; encoded by the coding sequence GTGGGTTTCACGCTCGCGGTGGCCGACACCGAACTCCAAGTGCGCAGCGGCACCCGAGTCACCGTCGTGCCGCCGGGGGCACTGCTGCGCATCGCGCCGCATGTGTGGCACTCGGTGCAGGCGCGCGCGCAGCCGTGGCGCGAAGATGCCCTCTTCTGCAGCTTCGCCGTGGCACGCTGCATCAGCCCTGCAAAGGATGCCCTGTCGCTGGCTCGCGTGGAAGGCGATGAGGGTGTCTCGGTGTTCGTCGACGCCGCCGCGGCGCTTGAATTCCTCGAATGCCATCGCCTGCTTTTCCTGCCCACGAGCACCGGTGACGCCGGCGACATCGCGGCCGGCCGTGCATTGCTGCGCCGACGCCTCGCGCAGTGGCTCCCAGCCCCTTCGCCTGCCGAGGACGAGACCCACGACACGGCGCCGGCACCCGACAGCGGCGACGAACGCCTGAACCGGCTCTATGCCTTGATCGCGTCGGGTTTTCACCAACGCATGACGCTCGACAGCCTGGCCGACGCCGTGGGTTGGCACCCGGTGCACGTGCAGCGACGATTCAGGGGTGCCTGGGGCTTCACGCCGCACGAGATGCTGGTCGGCCACCGCATCGAGTACGCCCGCGACCTCATTGCCGGTGGTGCCCATGTCACCTATGCGGCGCACGCGGCGGGCTTCTCCGACCAGAGTCATCTGCACAAGACCTTCATGGCCACCTACGCCGTGCTGCCCGGTGACTACCGAAGGCTCGCCGCGCTCGACGCGCTGCAGCCGCTCTCCGCCCGAAACGGCATCGCCGGATAG
- a CDS encoding helix-turn-helix transcriptional regulator: MIPSTLFHRASPASASEAQSFDPVPRSHVESQPTNPVPQFYTEEHLYLPRSAPRHASGVPAIVGVLLDAPSTETRTARVRSMLHALDFDWLGYGTVAYMRGHWWPLSFFTAYANPEWTKRYFAHNYCGVDLRQQGVPASSLPLAWDVAQLEALAAGVSDELSDARQRFLDDLYASGIRSGLLFRLASPTHVNQHTVISLLSRRPGSGWISDSVIGQGLILGLSVHEYVSRHTRIVGAPVTGRIEISATQQDILQHLLQGRSDKEIANRLDLSSHTVDYHMRQLRRRFAARNRVQLVNAVQQGDSDFGVLSEI; the protein is encoded by the coding sequence ATGATTCCGTCTACCTTGTTTCATCGTGCCTCGCCGGCGTCGGCGTCCGAGGCGCAGAGCTTCGATCCGGTGCCACGGTCGCATGTAGAGTCGCAGCCCACCAATCCGGTTCCCCAGTTCTATACCGAAGAACACCTGTACTTGCCGCGAAGCGCGCCGCGCCATGCCAGCGGCGTGCCGGCCATCGTCGGCGTCCTGCTGGACGCACCCAGCACCGAAACCCGCACGGCACGGGTGCGAAGCATGCTTCACGCGCTCGATTTCGACTGGCTGGGCTATGGCACAGTCGCGTACATGCGCGGCCACTGGTGGCCGCTGAGTTTCTTCACCGCGTATGCGAATCCCGAATGGACGAAGCGGTACTTCGCGCACAACTACTGCGGCGTCGACCTGCGGCAGCAGGGTGTGCCTGCTTCAAGCCTCCCGCTCGCGTGGGACGTGGCCCAGCTCGAGGCCCTGGCAGCGGGGGTGTCGGACGAACTGAGCGATGCCCGGCAGCGCTTTCTCGATGATCTGTATGCCAGCGGTATCCGCAGCGGATTGCTGTTTCGCCTGGCGTCCCCCACGCATGTGAACCAGCATACGGTGATCAGTTTGCTTTCGCGCAGGCCCGGAAGCGGCTGGATCAGCGACAGCGTGATCGGGCAGGGGCTTATCCTGGGGCTGAGCGTGCACGAATACGTGTCGCGCCATACGCGCATCGTCGGGGCGCCGGTCACGGGTCGCATCGAGATATCGGCGACGCAGCAGGACATCCTTCAGCATCTGCTGCAAGGACGCAGCGACAAGGAGATCGCCAACCGGCTGGACCTGTCGTCCCACACGGTGGACTACCACATGCGCCAGTTGCGCCGCCGCTTCGCTGCGCGCAATCGGGTCCAGTTGGTGAACGCCGTGCAGCAGGGCGACAGCGATTTCGGGGTGCTCAGCGAGATCTGA
- a CDS encoding YlcI/YnfO family protein codes for MKTAQLPPVRVEQSVRDEIESVLRQGESLSQFVENAAVQAAQRRKSQQEFLARGRESLKRAKKSGEYYSAKDALDVMQARLDARIAQRQRGNADRS; via the coding sequence ATGAAGACCGCCCAGTTGCCTCCCGTGCGCGTCGAGCAATCCGTGCGCGATGAAATCGAGAGCGTTCTCCGACAAGGAGAAAGCCTGTCGCAGTTCGTGGAAAACGCAGCAGTGCAGGCCGCTCAGCGGCGCAAATCTCAGCAAGAGTTCCTGGCGCGTGGCCGCGAATCACTGAAGCGCGCGAAGAAGAGCGGTGAGTACTATTCTGCCAAGGACGCACTCGACGTGATGCAAGCGCGCCTCGATGCGCGCATTGCGCAGAGGCAGCGCGGCAATGCCGATCGTTCGTGA
- a CDS encoding type II toxin-antitoxin system RelE/ParE family toxin yields the protein MTYAVTLTREALEDLLRLEDFLIESALRHGDMELPSRAKSAIRTEFRILETNPFTCRIADTDPLERELIVPFGASGYVGLFRVISEREVVVAAIRHLREDDYH from the coding sequence GTGACCTATGCAGTCACCCTGACGCGCGAAGCCCTCGAGGATCTGCTGCGTCTTGAAGACTTTCTCATCGAATCCGCTCTGCGGCACGGAGATATGGAGCTGCCGAGCCGTGCAAAATCGGCCATCCGCACCGAGTTTCGGATCCTGGAGACAAACCCGTTCACCTGCCGAATTGCCGACACCGACCCCCTTGAGCGCGAACTGATCGTTCCGTTTGGGGCTTCCGGATATGTGGGGTTGTTTCGAGTCATCAGCGAACGAGAGGTCGTGGTCGCTGCGATCCGTCACCTGCGTGAGGATGACTATCACTAG
- a CDS encoding tripartite tricarboxylate transporter substrate-binding protein, which produces MVTWYGLWAPPKLPAAILERLSAEVAKAMRSSFVAERLGPQGFVPSPSTPVEFSTDIDKEAATYERIVKGARIQID; this is translated from the coding sequence ATGGTCACCTGGTATGGGCTGTGGGCGCCGCCCAAGCTGCCTGCAGCGATCCTTGAGCGGCTTTCGGCGGAGGTTGCCAAGGCCATGCGCTCTTCGTTCGTGGCCGAGCGCCTCGGGCCGCAGGGGTTTGTGCCCTCCCCGAGCACTCCGGTCGAATTTTCCACTGACATCGACAAGGAAGCGGCCACCTATGAGCGCATCGTGAAGGGCGCCAGGATTCAGATCGACTGA
- a CDS encoding helix-turn-helix domain-containing protein — MFSNADKRRILQAADSCTKPGEIGALMRREGVYSSSLSTWRRQREAADLAALAPVKRGPKADPHRAETLHIAQLTRERDNLKQRLDKALLVIDVQKKLAALLGNSMDATGELP; from the coding sequence ATGTTCTCCAACGCCGACAAGCGCCGCATTCTGCAGGCGGCCGACAGCTGTACAAAGCCCGGCGAGATCGGCGCGCTGATGCGCCGAGAGGGCGTGTACTCGTCCTCGCTGAGTACCTGGCGGCGCCAGCGCGAGGCCGCTGACCTGGCCGCCTTGGCGCCAGTCAAGCGCGGCCCCAAGGCAGACCCCCACCGCGCGGAGACTCTTCACATCGCCCAACTCACCCGCGAGCGCGACAACCTCAAGCAGCGCCTGGACAAGGCGCTGCTGGTGATCGACGTCCAAAAAAAACTTGCAGCCTTGCTGGGCAACTCGATGGACGCCACCGGCGAGTTGCCGTGA
- a CDS encoding type II toxin-antitoxin system RelE/ParE family toxin produces MPRRIVILDSAKVEFKDIKKHVKKEFGESVWNAVNAEYKNSFNLIKNNPEIGSHIDELKELGITNVKYALVRQTRVVYEFDESLVLIHMLIHTRRDFRTHLFKRLFNQ; encoded by the coding sequence GTGCCCCGTAGAATTGTCATTCTTGACAGTGCCAAAGTGGAGTTCAAGGACATCAAGAAGCATGTCAAGAAGGAATTCGGAGAATCTGTCTGGAATGCTGTAAATGCCGAATATAAAAACTCCTTCAATCTTATTAAGAACAATCCAGAAATCGGCAGCCACATTGACGAACTGAAGGAACTTGGCATTACCAATGTCAAATATGCGCTGGTTAGGCAGACACGGGTCGTGTATGAGTTCGACGAAAGCTTGGTTCTGATTCACATGCTCATCCACACAAGAAGGGATTTCAGAACCCATCTTTTCAAGCGACTCTTCAATCAGTAG
- a CDS encoding type II toxin-antitoxin system Phd/YefM family antitoxin, with product MSLAEQIRPITYLKSSAAEIVKEFAVNPEPIIITQNGEAKMVVMDIGEYEKQQETLALLKLLALGKKEFNEGKFSDAEAFLGEMDD from the coding sequence ATGTCCCTCGCAGAACAAATCAGGCCCATCACCTACCTGAAATCAAGTGCGGCAGAAATCGTCAAGGAATTTGCCGTCAATCCTGAACCCATCATCATCACCCAGAACGGTGAAGCCAAGATGGTCGTCATGGACATTGGCGAATATGAGAAGCAGCAGGAAACATTGGCGTTGCTGAAGCTGCTGGCACTGGGCAAGAAAGAATTCAACGAAGGAAAGTTCAGCGATGCAGAAGCCTTCCTTGGTGAAATGGATGACTAA
- a CDS encoding PDDEXK nuclease domain-containing protein produces MSGRGEKVSALLRQIPWTHHLIILGQSKRPEEREFYLEIIAQQKWSSRQLERQFKLALFERTMATPPKVSAALRHTHPDATNAFKDTYVLEFLGLPASHSEADLHSGLLRRLREFLIELGRDFCFIGAEFPVQVGGRDFALDLLFFHRGLNCLVAIELKVGRFEPEYLGKLAFYVEALDRDVRKPHENPAIGVLLCASKDDEVVEYALSRTTSPALIAEYQTKLPDKALLQAKLHEFWLAGQGKDDT; encoded by the coding sequence ATGTCGGGGCGGGGCGAGAAAGTCTCGGCACTGCTGAGACAAATCCCCTGGACGCACCATCTCATCATCCTTGGCCAGAGCAAGCGGCCCGAGGAGCGCGAGTTCTATCTGGAGATCATCGCTCAGCAGAAGTGGTCCAGCCGACAGCTCGAGCGGCAATTCAAGCTCGCGCTGTTCGAGCGGACAATGGCGACGCCGCCGAAAGTCTCGGCAGCGCTGAGACACACGCACCCTGATGCCACCAACGCCTTCAAGGATACCTACGTACTCGAGTTCCTGGGCCTGCCGGCAAGTCACTCGGAGGCGGACCTGCATTCCGGGCTGTTGCGCAGACTTCGCGAGTTCCTCATCGAGCTCGGACGCGACTTCTGCTTCATCGGAGCGGAATTTCCCGTGCAGGTCGGGGGACGGGACTTCGCGCTCGACCTGCTGTTCTTCCACCGTGGATTGAACTGCCTTGTGGCCATTGAGCTGAAGGTTGGCCGCTTCGAGCCCGAGTACCTTGGCAAGCTCGCCTTCTACGTCGAAGCACTGGATCGCGACGTCAGAAAGCCACACGAGAATCCGGCCATTGGCGTGTTGCTATGCGCCAGCAAGGACGACGAGGTGGTGGAGTACGCGCTCAGCCGCACGACCAGCCCGGCACTGATCGCCGAGTATCAGACGAAACTGCCCGACAAGGCTCTCCTCCAAGCCAAGTTGCATGAATTCTGGCTGGCAGGGCAAGGCAAGGACGACACCTGA